Proteins from one Telopea speciosissima isolate NSW1024214 ecotype Mountain lineage chromosome 1, Tspe_v1, whole genome shotgun sequence genomic window:
- the LOC122647287 gene encoding uncharacterized protein LOC122647287 yields the protein MAAASSSAPDGAPPVPPPENELYTHKPQPSLLSTSQPKKISPLPWPHMETVHLIEVYQEKWYSLKRGQLKANQWEEVAISVAVRCGYDELSKTATQCRHKMEKLRQRYRSDKKRASLSLWPYFNLMDRMELGPFPIAAVPISAIDLHRNRDYDEEDDDDDDADEINKSRSINHILRRPSMASLYPPQWNDGGDGGVAGPPGVFRVLRNPMFRKRKSFEIDEEDVVEEEGVDPISELASVVRAFGEGFVRIENMKMEMMKETEKYRMDMETKRTEMIIKSQRRIMDSIAKALGSQKR from the coding sequence ATGGCTGCCGCTTCCTCATCTGCTCCCGATGGAGCGCCACCAGTACCACCGCCGGAGAACGAACTCTATACACACAAGCCCCAACCCTCACTGCTTTCCACTTCTCAACCGAAGAAAATCTCTCCTCTGCCATGGCCTCACATGGAGACCGTACACCTCATCGAAGTCTACCAGGAAAAATGGTACTCTCTGAAACGAGGTCAGCTCAAGGCCAATCAATGGGAAGAAGTCGCCATCTCCGTCGCTGTTCGGTGCGGCTACGATGAGCTCTCGAAGACTGCTACTCAGTGCCGCCACAAGATGGAGAAGCTTCGCCAGCGCTACCGCTCAGACAAGAAACGCGCGTCTCTCTCCCTTTGGCCTTACTTCAACCTCATGGATCGGATGGAACTTGGGCCATTTCCCATTGCTGCCGTTCCCATCTCCGCCATCGATCTGCATCGTAACAGAGACTATGACGAAGAAGACGATGACGATGACGATGCTGACGAAATTAATAAATCTCGAAGCATCAATCACATACTTCGCCGACCATCAATGGCCTCACTGTATCCTCCGCAGTGgaatgatggtggtgatggtggagtAGCAGGGCCTCctggggtttttagggttttgaggaaTCCGATGTTTCGCAAGAGAAAGTCGTTCGAGATAGATGAGGAGGACGTGGTGGAGGAAGAGGGAGTTGACCCGATTTCGGAATTGGCTTCGGTGGTTAGAGCATTTGGGGAAGGGTTTGTTCGGATAGAGAATATGAAGATGGAGATGATGAAGGAGACAGAGAAGTATAGAATGGATATGGAGACCAAGAGGACGGAGATGATTATCAAATCACAGCGACGAATCATGGATTCCATTGCCAAAGCCCTTGGCTCTCAGAAGAGATAG